A region of Hoplias malabaricus isolate fHopMal1 chromosome 12, fHopMal1.hap1, whole genome shotgun sequence DNA encodes the following proteins:
- the trim13 gene encoding tripartite motif-containing 13 isoform X1 — protein MDRAQAFSSRAMELLEEDLTCPICCCLFEDPRVLPCSHSFCRRCLVDALHDGGDGIRRRQPSPFRCPTCRKETARDSVASLQVNYALRSVVEKYSEIRALTPTAPDATAPTTSSAAPSCRAHRDQPLNIFCATDLRLICGFCATAREHRGHRLCALREAHELERAAFEKMMLTRAHEPRGAEAARARLDALESARRRALQEVSRDAERAADYLARAARALENKRAEISADFDGLKLAVMQRYDPEIARLRATLEERRRALRVAESLRTISEPLAFLTRMQEFREAMRAIDEEDENEDDSSAPLLSPAHADPLPTFDVTEWDNVRLGELHALRVPHELRSATALPASHGYLFFFCRALWRLVLLLLLLSLVFLCACACVPALRLVVPAADRLLCDASALMERGASLVTELMDTAADFIS, from the exons ATGGACCGTGCACAGGCTTTTag CTCGCGCGCGATGGAGCTCTTGGAGGAGGACCTCACGTGCCCAATATGTTGCTGTCTGTTTGAGGACCCCCGCGTGCTGCCGTGCTCTCACAGCTTCTGCCGCCGGTGTCTCGTGGACGCGCTTCACGACGGCGGTGACGGGATTCGGAGGCGGCAGCCGTCGCCTTTCAGGTGCCCCACGTGCCGTAAGGAGACCGCGCGCGATAGTGTGGCGAGTCTGCAGGTGAACTACGCGCTGCGCAGCGTGGTGGAGAAGTACAGCGAGATCCGCGCGCTTACACCGACGGCTCCAGACGCGACGGCACCGACCACGTCCTCGGCGGCCCCGTCGTGCCGCGCGCACCGCGACCAGCCGCTCAATATTTTCTGCGCCACGGACTTGCGTCTCATCTGCGGCTTCTGCGCCACGGCGCGCGAGCACCGCGGCCACCGGCTGTGCGCGCTCCGCGAGGCGCACGAGCTCGAGCGCGCCGCCTTCGAGAAGATGATGCTGACACGCGCGCACGAGCCCCGAGGAGCGGAGGCGGCGCGAGCGCGCCTGGACGCTCTGGAGTCTGCGCGGCGGCGCGCGCTTCAGGAGGTGTCTCGTGATGCTGAGCGCGCTGCCGACTACCTGGCGCGTGCGGCGCGCGCCCTTGAAAACAAGCGCGCGGAGATCTCGGCGGACTTCGACGGGCTGAAGCTCGCGGTAATGCAGCGCTACGACCCGGAGATAGCGCGGTTGCGCGCGACCCTGGAGGAGCGGAGGCGCGCGCTGCGCGTGGCCGAGTCGCTGCGAACGATCTCCGAGCCGTTGGCCTTCCTCACGCGCATGCAGGAGTTCCGCGAGGCAATGCGCGCGATCGATGAAGAGGACGAAAACGAGGACGACTCGTCCGCGCCGCTGTTGTCCCCCGCGCACGCGGACCCGCTGCCCACTTTTGACGTCACCGAGTGGGACAACGTGCGCCTCGGGGAGCTGCACGCGCTACGCGTGCCCCACGAGCTCCGGAGTGCCACCGCCTTGCCGGCCTCGCACGGCtatctcttcttcttctgtcgCGCGCTCTGGAGGCTCGTGCTGCTCCTTCTCCTGCTGTCGCTGGTGTTTCTGTGCGCGTGCGCGTGCGTGCCCGCGCTCAGGCTCGTCGTGCCCGCTGCGGACCGCCTCCTCTGTGACGCCAGCGCTCTGATGGAGCGCGGCGCGAGCCTCGTGACGGAGCTGATGGACACAGCGGCGGACTTCATCAGCTGA
- the trim13 gene encoding tripartite motif-containing 13 isoform X2, giving the protein MELLEEDLTCPICCCLFEDPRVLPCSHSFCRRCLVDALHDGGDGIRRRQPSPFRCPTCRKETARDSVASLQVNYALRSVVEKYSEIRALTPTAPDATAPTTSSAAPSCRAHRDQPLNIFCATDLRLICGFCATAREHRGHRLCALREAHELERAAFEKMMLTRAHEPRGAEAARARLDALESARRRALQEVSRDAERAADYLARAARALENKRAEISADFDGLKLAVMQRYDPEIARLRATLEERRRALRVAESLRTISEPLAFLTRMQEFREAMRAIDEEDENEDDSSAPLLSPAHADPLPTFDVTEWDNVRLGELHALRVPHELRSATALPASHGYLFFFCRALWRLVLLLLLLSLVFLCACACVPALRLVVPAADRLLCDASALMERGASLVTELMDTAADFIS; this is encoded by the coding sequence ATGGAGCTCTTGGAGGAGGACCTCACGTGCCCAATATGTTGCTGTCTGTTTGAGGACCCCCGCGTGCTGCCGTGCTCTCACAGCTTCTGCCGCCGGTGTCTCGTGGACGCGCTTCACGACGGCGGTGACGGGATTCGGAGGCGGCAGCCGTCGCCTTTCAGGTGCCCCACGTGCCGTAAGGAGACCGCGCGCGATAGTGTGGCGAGTCTGCAGGTGAACTACGCGCTGCGCAGCGTGGTGGAGAAGTACAGCGAGATCCGCGCGCTTACACCGACGGCTCCAGACGCGACGGCACCGACCACGTCCTCGGCGGCCCCGTCGTGCCGCGCGCACCGCGACCAGCCGCTCAATATTTTCTGCGCCACGGACTTGCGTCTCATCTGCGGCTTCTGCGCCACGGCGCGCGAGCACCGCGGCCACCGGCTGTGCGCGCTCCGCGAGGCGCACGAGCTCGAGCGCGCCGCCTTCGAGAAGATGATGCTGACACGCGCGCACGAGCCCCGAGGAGCGGAGGCGGCGCGAGCGCGCCTGGACGCTCTGGAGTCTGCGCGGCGGCGCGCGCTTCAGGAGGTGTCTCGTGATGCTGAGCGCGCTGCCGACTACCTGGCGCGTGCGGCGCGCGCCCTTGAAAACAAGCGCGCGGAGATCTCGGCGGACTTCGACGGGCTGAAGCTCGCGGTAATGCAGCGCTACGACCCGGAGATAGCGCGGTTGCGCGCGACCCTGGAGGAGCGGAGGCGCGCGCTGCGCGTGGCCGAGTCGCTGCGAACGATCTCCGAGCCGTTGGCCTTCCTCACGCGCATGCAGGAGTTCCGCGAGGCAATGCGCGCGATCGATGAAGAGGACGAAAACGAGGACGACTCGTCCGCGCCGCTGTTGTCCCCCGCGCACGCGGACCCGCTGCCCACTTTTGACGTCACCGAGTGGGACAACGTGCGCCTCGGGGAGCTGCACGCGCTACGCGTGCCCCACGAGCTCCGGAGTGCCACCGCCTTGCCGGCCTCGCACGGCtatctcttcttcttctgtcgCGCGCTCTGGAGGCTCGTGCTGCTCCTTCTCCTGCTGTCGCTGGTGTTTCTGTGCGCGTGCGCGTGCGTGCCCGCGCTCAGGCTCGTCGTGCCCGCTGCGGACCGCCTCCTCTGTGACGCCAGCGCTCTGATGGAGCGCGGCGCGAGCCTCGTGACGGAGCTGATGGACACAGCGGCGGACTTCATCAGCTGA
- the spryd7b gene encoding SPRY domain-containing protein 7b — MEAPPDLGAAMAALFTCCASCCGDGASGQIPLKEMPTVQLDTQHMGTDVVIVKSGRRICGTGACLANAPLHQNKSYFEFKIQSTGVWGVGVATQKVNLNQVPLGRDTLSLVLRHDGSVYHNNEEKNRLPANSLPQEGDVVGLTYDHVELSLYLNGKNMQCPASGIRGTVFPVVYVDDSAILDCQFSDFYHTPPQGFEKILFEQQIF; from the exons ATGGAAGCTCCGCCTGACCTCGGCGCTGCGATGGCGGCTCTGTTTACCTGCTGTGCGAGCTGCTGCGGAGATGGAGCGTCGGGGCAGATTCCGCTCAAAGAGATGCCCACCGTCCAGCTCGACACACAGCACATGG GGACGGATGTAGTGATAGTGAAGAGTGGGAGGAGGATCTGTGGCACTGGAGCCTGTCTCGCCAACGCCCCGTTACACCAGAATAAGAGCTACTTCGAGTTCAAAATACAGTCAACAG GTGTGTGGGGAGTGGGTGTGGCCACTCAGAAGGTGAATCTGAACCAGGTTCCTTTGGGTCGTGACACTCTCAGTTTGGTCCTGAGACACGACGGCTCGGTTTACCACAACAACGAAGAGAAGAACCGCCTTCCAGCCAACAGCCTGCCTCAGGAGGGAGACGTGGTG gGCTTAACTTATGACCATGTGGAGCTCAGCCTGTATCTGAATGGGAAGAACATGCAGTGTCCAGCTTCAGGAATCAGGGGCACTGTGTTCCCTGTAGTTTACG TGGATGACAGTGCCATCTTAGACTGCCAGTTCAGTGACTTCTACCACACTCCTCCTCAAGGCTTTGAAAAGATCCTGTTTGAGCAGCAGATCTTCTAA
- the LOC136710647 gene encoding importin subunit alpha-4-like isoform X2 → MAENVALENHRIKSFKYKGRDVEAMRRHRNEVSVELRKNKRDEHLLKKRNVPHSESLDSSDVDSDLKGNFTLESILQDATSNNSVLQLSAVQAARKLLSSDRNPPIDDLVRSGILPVLVQCLDRDDHPSLQFEAAWALTNIASGTSAQTQAVVQSNAVPLFLRLLHSPHQNVCEQAVWALGNIIGDGPECRDYVISLGVVKPLLSFINPTVPLSFLRNVTWVIVNLCRNKDPPPPMDTIQEILPALCVLIYHTDVNILVDTVWAVSYLTDGGNEQIQLVIESGVVPFLVPLLSHQEVKVQTAALRAVGNIVTGTDEQTQAVLNCDILSHFPTLLTHPKDKINKEAVWFLSNITAGNQQQVQAVIDAGLIPMIIHQLAKGDFGTQKEAAWAISNLTISGKKVQVEYLVQQGVVPPLCGLLEVRDTQVIQVVLDGLKNILQMSGELASTVATIIEECGGMEKIENLQQHENEYIYKLAFEIIDQFFSGDDVDEDSSLVPAPTEGDTFSFNSAGNAQTNTFKF, encoded by the exons ATGGCTGAAAACGTAGCTTTAGAAAATCATCGAATTAAAAGCTTTAAGTACAAAGGGCGTGATGTCGAG gcaatGAGGAGACATCGAAATGAAGTgtctgtggagctgagaaag aaCAAGAGAGATGAGCATCTGTTAAAGAAGAGAAACGTCCCACACAGTGAAAGTTTGGACAGCTCGGATGTAGACAGCGACCTTAAAGGG AATTTTACCCTGGAGTCCATCTTACAG GATGCCACCAGTAACAACAGTGTGTTACAGCTGAGTGCTGTACAAGCAGCCAG GAAGTTACTCTCCAGTGACAGAAACCCCCCTATAGATGATTTGGTTCGGTCTGGAATCCTCCCGGTTCTGGTCCAGTGCCTGGACAGAGACGATCA CCCCTCCCTGCAATTTGAGGCAGCATGGGCTCTCACTAACATTGCATCTGGAACGTCCGCTCAGACTCAGGCTGTGGTTCAGTCCA ACGCAGTGCCGTTGTTTCTGAGACTGCTCCACTCTCCGCACCAAAACGTGTGTGAACAGGCCGTGTGGGCTCTCGGGAACATAATTG gagatGGTCCAGAGTGCAGGGATTATGTGATCTCTCTGGGGGTGGTGAAGCCCCTCTTGTCGTTTATCAATCCCACCgttcctctctcctttctccgAAACGTCACCTGGGTCATCGTCAACCTCTGCCGTAACAAAGACCCTCCACCGCCCATGGATACCAtccaggag ATTCTTCCGGCATTGTGTGTCCTTATTTACCACACAGACGTTAAC attcTGGTGGACACAGTGTGGGCAGTGTCGTATTTGACGGACGGAGGGAATGAACAGATTCAGTTGGTGATTGAGTCTGGGGTCGTGCCATTCCTGGTTCCTCTGCTCAGTCATCAGGAGGTTAAAGTCCAG ACGGCGGCTCTGAGGGCTGTGGGGAACATCGTGACTGGAACAGATGAGCAAACACAAGCTGTGCTCAACTGTGACATTCTCTCACACTTCCCCACGCTGCTCACACACCCCAAAGACAAGATTaacaag GAGGCTGTGTGGTTCCTCTCCAACATTACAGCAGGAAACCAGCAGCAGGTCCAGGCTGTGATTGATGCTGGACTCATCCCTATGATCATACACCAGTTAGCAAag ggggATTTTGGGACTCAGAAAGAAGCAGCTTGGGCCATCAGTAACCTCACTATCAGTGGTAAGAAAGTACAG gtggagTATCTAGTGCAGCAAGGTGTAGTACCTCCACTGTGTGGTTTGCTGGAGGTGCGGGACACACAGGTGATTCAGGTCGTTCTGGATGGACTCAAAAACATCCTCCAGATGAGCGGAGAACTGGCGAGCACTGTTGCCACCATCATCGAGGAGTGTGGAG GAATGGAGAAGATTGAGAACCTGCAGCAGCATGAGAATGAGTACATCTATAAATTGGCCTTCGAGATCATAGACCAGTTCTTCTCAGGAGATGAC GTTGATGAGGATTCCAGCCTGGTTCCTGCGCCGACAGAAGGAGACACCTTCAGCTTTAATTCTGCGGGAAACGCGCAGACCAACACCTTCAAGTTTTAA
- the LOC136710647 gene encoding importin subunit alpha-4-like isoform X1 — MAENVALENHRIKSFKYKGRDVEAMRRHRNEVSVELRKNKRDEHLLKKRNVPHSESLDSSDVDSDLKGQNFTLESILQDATSNNSVLQLSAVQAARKLLSSDRNPPIDDLVRSGILPVLVQCLDRDDHPSLQFEAAWALTNIASGTSAQTQAVVQSNAVPLFLRLLHSPHQNVCEQAVWALGNIIGDGPECRDYVISLGVVKPLLSFINPTVPLSFLRNVTWVIVNLCRNKDPPPPMDTIQEILPALCVLIYHTDVNILVDTVWAVSYLTDGGNEQIQLVIESGVVPFLVPLLSHQEVKVQTAALRAVGNIVTGTDEQTQAVLNCDILSHFPTLLTHPKDKINKEAVWFLSNITAGNQQQVQAVIDAGLIPMIIHQLAKGDFGTQKEAAWAISNLTISGKKVQVEYLVQQGVVPPLCGLLEVRDTQVIQVVLDGLKNILQMSGELASTVATIIEECGGMEKIENLQQHENEYIYKLAFEIIDQFFSGDDVDEDSSLVPAPTEGDTFSFNSAGNAQTNTFKF; from the exons ATGGCTGAAAACGTAGCTTTAGAAAATCATCGAATTAAAAGCTTTAAGTACAAAGGGCGTGATGTCGAG gcaatGAGGAGACATCGAAATGAAGTgtctgtggagctgagaaag aaCAAGAGAGATGAGCATCTGTTAAAGAAGAGAAACGTCCCACACAGTGAAAGTTTGGACAGCTCGGATGTAGACAGCGACCTTAAAGGG CAGAATTTTACCCTGGAGTCCATCTTACAG GATGCCACCAGTAACAACAGTGTGTTACAGCTGAGTGCTGTACAAGCAGCCAG GAAGTTACTCTCCAGTGACAGAAACCCCCCTATAGATGATTTGGTTCGGTCTGGAATCCTCCCGGTTCTGGTCCAGTGCCTGGACAGAGACGATCA CCCCTCCCTGCAATTTGAGGCAGCATGGGCTCTCACTAACATTGCATCTGGAACGTCCGCTCAGACTCAGGCTGTGGTTCAGTCCA ACGCAGTGCCGTTGTTTCTGAGACTGCTCCACTCTCCGCACCAAAACGTGTGTGAACAGGCCGTGTGGGCTCTCGGGAACATAATTG gagatGGTCCAGAGTGCAGGGATTATGTGATCTCTCTGGGGGTGGTGAAGCCCCTCTTGTCGTTTATCAATCCCACCgttcctctctcctttctccgAAACGTCACCTGGGTCATCGTCAACCTCTGCCGTAACAAAGACCCTCCACCGCCCATGGATACCAtccaggag ATTCTTCCGGCATTGTGTGTCCTTATTTACCACACAGACGTTAAC attcTGGTGGACACAGTGTGGGCAGTGTCGTATTTGACGGACGGAGGGAATGAACAGATTCAGTTGGTGATTGAGTCTGGGGTCGTGCCATTCCTGGTTCCTCTGCTCAGTCATCAGGAGGTTAAAGTCCAG ACGGCGGCTCTGAGGGCTGTGGGGAACATCGTGACTGGAACAGATGAGCAAACACAAGCTGTGCTCAACTGTGACATTCTCTCACACTTCCCCACGCTGCTCACACACCCCAAAGACAAGATTaacaag GAGGCTGTGTGGTTCCTCTCCAACATTACAGCAGGAAACCAGCAGCAGGTCCAGGCTGTGATTGATGCTGGACTCATCCCTATGATCATACACCAGTTAGCAAag ggggATTTTGGGACTCAGAAAGAAGCAGCTTGGGCCATCAGTAACCTCACTATCAGTGGTAAGAAAGTACAG gtggagTATCTAGTGCAGCAAGGTGTAGTACCTCCACTGTGTGGTTTGCTGGAGGTGCGGGACACACAGGTGATTCAGGTCGTTCTGGATGGACTCAAAAACATCCTCCAGATGAGCGGAGAACTGGCGAGCACTGTTGCCACCATCATCGAGGAGTGTGGAG GAATGGAGAAGATTGAGAACCTGCAGCAGCATGAGAATGAGTACATCTATAAATTGGCCTTCGAGATCATAGACCAGTTCTTCTCAGGAGATGAC GTTGATGAGGATTCCAGCCTGGTTCCTGCGCCGACAGAAGGAGACACCTTCAGCTTTAATTCTGCGGGAAACGCGCAGACCAACACCTTCAAGTTTTAA
- the gtpbp8 gene encoding GTP-binding protein 8 isoform X1, giving the protein MVGRVLLGLCSVPGPRSVRRVQQLSSLRNAVLLSERKRRSLLYPFSELETHLSRQVDQGCFRLFQPSMEELFMAEKIFTPSPRHDIVYSSSAVHIEHMPQLAQPEVCFIGRSNVGKSSLIRALFSLAPDVEVRVSKTPGHTKKLNFFTVGRAFTLVDMPGYGYRAPKDFVEMVEPYLQQRQNLVRTFLLVDGGAGLQKLDLVAVEMCEEFGIPYVFVVTKIDRTRQGPLLTLLLQLRDFIKDQTSTCYAQPFIVSSIQFSGVHLLRCFIAHVTRNLQLSSKPT; this is encoded by the exons ATGGTTGGCCGAGTTCTGTTGGGTCTGTGTTCTGTACCTGGACCTCGTTCTGTACGGAGAGTCCAGCAGCTGTCCTCTCTGAGGAATGCCGTTCTGCTGTCAGAAAGGAAGCGAAGGAGTCTTCTGTATCCGTTCTCTGAGCTGGAGACGCACCTTTCGCGGCAGGTCGATCAGGGATGTTTCCGGCTCTTTCAGCCCAGCATGGAGGAGCTGTTTATGGCAGAGAAAATCTTCACACCTTCACCCAGACATGACATTGTCTATTCTTCATCAGCCGTCCACATAGAACATATGCCTCAGCTCGCGCAGCCGGag GTGTGTTTCATAGGCAGGAGTAACGTTGGGAAGTCTTCTCTCATTCGAGCTTTGTTCTCTCTTGCTCCAGACGTAGAAGTACGTGTCTCAAAAACGCCG GGTCACACAAAGAAGCTGAATTTCTTCACTGTGGGGAGGGCTTTCACGCTGGTGGACATGCCTGGATACGGATACCGAGCTCCAAAGGACTTTGTGGAGATGGTGGAGCCGTATCTTCAGCAGAGACAGAA CCTTGTGAGGACGTTTCTGTTAGTGGACGGAGGGGCAGGACTGCAGAAACTGGACCTGGTTGCAGTGGAGatgtgtgaagagtttggtaTCCCGTATGTG TTTGTGGTGACAAAAATAGACCGAACTCGTCAGGGGCCTCTGCTGACACTCCTTCTGCAACTCCGTGACTTCATTAAAGACCAGACCAGCACCTGCTACGCTCAGCCCTTCATCGTGAG ttctATACAGTTCTCAGGAGTCCATCTCCTTAGATGCTTTATCGCGCATGTGACCAGAAACCTACAGCTGAGCTCCAAACCCACATGA
- the gtpbp8 gene encoding GTP-binding protein 8 isoform X2: protein MVGRVLLGLCSVPGPRSVRRVQQLSSLRNAVLLSERKRRSLLYPFSELETHLSRQVDQGCFRLFQPSMEELFMAEKIFTPSPRHDIVYSSSAVHIEHMPQLAQPEVCFIGRSNVGKSSLIRALFSLAPDVEVRVSKTPGHTKKLNFFTVGRAFTLVDMPGYGYRAPKDFVEMVEPYLQQRQNLVRTFLLVDGGAGLQKLDLVAVEMCEEFGIPYVFVVTKIDRTRQGPLLTLLLQLRDFIKDQTSTCYAQPFIVRY, encoded by the exons ATGGTTGGCCGAGTTCTGTTGGGTCTGTGTTCTGTACCTGGACCTCGTTCTGTACGGAGAGTCCAGCAGCTGTCCTCTCTGAGGAATGCCGTTCTGCTGTCAGAAAGGAAGCGAAGGAGTCTTCTGTATCCGTTCTCTGAGCTGGAGACGCACCTTTCGCGGCAGGTCGATCAGGGATGTTTCCGGCTCTTTCAGCCCAGCATGGAGGAGCTGTTTATGGCAGAGAAAATCTTCACACCTTCACCCAGACATGACATTGTCTATTCTTCATCAGCCGTCCACATAGAACATATGCCTCAGCTCGCGCAGCCGGag GTGTGTTTCATAGGCAGGAGTAACGTTGGGAAGTCTTCTCTCATTCGAGCTTTGTTCTCTCTTGCTCCAGACGTAGAAGTACGTGTCTCAAAAACGCCG GGTCACACAAAGAAGCTGAATTTCTTCACTGTGGGGAGGGCTTTCACGCTGGTGGACATGCCTGGATACGGATACCGAGCTCCAAAGGACTTTGTGGAGATGGTGGAGCCGTATCTTCAGCAGAGACAGAA CCTTGTGAGGACGTTTCTGTTAGTGGACGGAGGGGCAGGACTGCAGAAACTGGACCTGGTTGCAGTGGAGatgtgtgaagagtttggtaTCCCGTATGTG TTTGTGGTGACAAAAATAGACCGAACTCGTCAGGGGCCTCTGCTGACACTCCTTCTGCAACTCCGTGACTTCATTAAAGACCAGACCAGCACCTGCTACGCTCAGCCCTTCATCGTGAG GTATTAA